In Candidatus Hamiltonella defensa 5AT (Acyrthosiphon pisum), one genomic interval encodes:
- the gspS2 gene encoding type II secretion system pilot lipoprotein GspS-beta, with protein sequence MFYQLIFFLLIFILNGCVKPVAIDPASTLAKKQVDKIRPYLPVKSEHYVLMMAHHQANKINMIFMQEQGAEFTKSPDQFLEEYKKQLCASNEILNVLQQNVQYDMSISGSWNKPLARMSLSYKDCLYKTEKP encoded by the coding sequence ATGTTTTATCAATTGATATTTTTTTTATTGATTTTTATTTTAAATGGATGTGTTAAACCTGTCGCCATCGATCCTGCGAGCACACTTGCCAAAAAACAGGTCGATAAAATCAGACCATATCTTCCTGTCAAAAGTGAGCACTATGTGCTGATGATGGCCCACCATCAGGCTAACAAAATCAACATGATATTTATGCAGGAACAGGGCGCTGAATTTACAAAGTCACCGGATCAATTTTTAGAAGAATATAAAAAACAGTTATGTGCTTCAAACGAGATTTTAAATGTACTCCAGCAAAATGTTCAGTATGACATGAGTATCAGTGGAAGTTGGAATAAGCCGCTTGCAAGGATGAGTTTATCTTATAAAGACTGCCTCTATAAGACAGAAAAGCCATGA
- the secG gene encoding preprotein translocase subunit SecG yields the protein MYHALLIFFLLISILLVGCIMLQQGKGADVGASFGAGVSTSLFGSNGSGNFMTRMTSVLATLFFIISLILGNIATNKKSEWENLNQPEKSGQAKKTENPVNKPQTDIPQ from the coding sequence ATGTATCATGCACTCTTGATATTTTTTCTTTTAATTTCAATACTTTTAGTCGGCTGCATTATGTTACAACAGGGTAAAGGGGCCGATGTTGGCGCATCTTTTGGTGCAGGCGTCTCAACCAGTTTATTTGGTTCCAACGGTTCCGGAAATTTTATGACCCGTATGACCTCAGTATTGGCCACTTTATTTTTTATAATCAGCCTTATTTTAGGCAATATTGCGACCAATAAAAAAAGTGAGTGGGAAAATTTGAATCAGCCCGAGAAATCAGGGCAGGCGAAAAAAACAGAAAATCCTGTTAATAAGCCTCAGACAGATATCCCACAATAA
- the gspL gene encoding type II secretion system protein GspL, whose product MTDILVIRLPEKADQSVHWIHYSVNEDLIKDYGKLNQVSELTELSALSLRSDIQVLLPGQQVSIQSCLLPKRAEKKIDQALPALLEDSVADNIERLHFVALEVVKERVTVAVIAHSYIQTCLDWLAHAGLQATRMIPDWLALPYQEGEITAVKLGNDWLFREGTYQGFTLEQECLPILYLVKAGQDQTRDSTLNQNIRSFSSPPEDSSFFWQAGAVIPALTVLARGCLSPNITLLSGPYRQNRTIRMPLLKGAAAVCMAILCFVILSVIEKGLIFHRLTQEIKKTQIKAEQAYQALFLKPQKVVNLKAQFNALTNQMKSQPKVPHLMDFLAQIAIGIANMRIQPRDMHWFALRYAREHHSLYLQIGVNHFSEFEQLRNGLSEKFTVEQGVLVQEKKRVNSTFTLKNKTVEANHLKVTK is encoded by the coding sequence ATGACGGATATCCTGGTGATTCGCTTACCGGAAAAAGCAGATCAATCGGTTCACTGGATTCATTATTCCGTCAATGAAGATCTCATTAAAGACTATGGAAAGCTGAATCAAGTCAGTGAACTCACTGAGCTTTCAGCGCTTTCTTTAAGATCTGATATTCAGGTTTTATTACCGGGGCAACAGGTATCGATACAATCGTGCCTTTTACCTAAAAGAGCCGAAAAAAAGATCGATCAAGCCTTACCCGCACTTTTGGAAGACAGCGTAGCAGACAATATTGAACGATTGCATTTTGTGGCATTAGAGGTGGTCAAAGAACGTGTGACTGTTGCTGTGATAGCGCATTCTTACATACAAACCTGCCTGGATTGGTTAGCGCATGCAGGTCTGCAAGCAACGCGAATGATACCTGATTGGCTTGCTCTGCCTTACCAAGAAGGAGAAATCACGGCGGTCAAATTAGGAAACGACTGGTTATTCAGAGAAGGAACCTATCAAGGTTTTACACTTGAACAGGAATGCTTACCCATCTTGTATCTCGTAAAAGCAGGGCAAGATCAGACCCGTGATAGCACACTCAACCAAAATATCCGTAGTTTTAGTTCTCCTCCTGAAGATTCTTCTTTTTTTTGGCAAGCAGGGGCTGTAATCCCTGCTCTTACAGTATTGGCAAGAGGATGTCTTTCTCCCAACATCACATTACTCTCAGGGCCTTACAGACAAAACAGGACAATCCGTATGCCTTTATTAAAAGGGGCCGCCGCGGTCTGCATGGCGATCCTTTGTTTTGTCATTTTATCTGTCATAGAGAAGGGATTGATATTCCATCGCTTAACACAGGAAATCAAAAAAACGCAAATCAAAGCAGAACAGGCTTATCAAGCCTTATTCCTCAAGCCACAAAAAGTGGTCAATCTGAAAGCACAATTTAACGCTTTAACAAATCAGATGAAATCACAGCCCAAAGTGCCTCATCTGATGGATTTTTTGGCTCAAATTGCGATCGGAATCGCAAATATGCGTATTCAACCAAGAGATATGCATTGGTTTGCGTTAAGATACGCCCGGGAGCATCACTCATTATATTTGCAGATCGGAGTCAATCATTTTTCTGAATTTGAACAGTTACGCAATGGTCTTTCAGAAAAATTTACAGTGGAACAAGGCGTTTTGGTACAAGAAAAAAAACGAGTTAATAGCACCTTCACCTTAAAAAACAAAACCGTGGAAGCGAATCATTTAAAAGTAACAAAATGA
- the gspG gene encoding type II secretion system major pseudopilin GspG, whose translation MNHFKKTMSLNHTTARGFTLLEIMVVIVILGVLASLVIPNLMGNKEKADQQKVISDIVALETSLDMYKLDNDLYPTTEQGLQSLISKPMRSPEPLHYRKQGYIKRLPKDPWGHPYQYIHPGEKGVMDIYSLGMDGEEGGEGNAADIGNWNLHEYQK comes from the coding sequence ATGAATCATTTTAAAAAAACAATGTCATTAAATCACACAACAGCTCGTGGATTTACCCTGTTAGAAATCATGGTGGTCATTGTCATTCTTGGTGTTTTAGCCAGTCTGGTGATTCCTAATTTAATGGGCAATAAAGAAAAAGCGGATCAACAAAAGGTGATCAGCGATATTGTGGCGTTAGAAACCAGCCTGGATATGTATAAGCTCGATAACGATCTGTATCCCACCACCGAGCAGGGATTGCAATCCCTAATCAGTAAGCCGATGCGCTCTCCAGAACCGCTTCACTACCGAAAACAGGGTTACATTAAACGTTTACCCAAGGATCCCTGGGGTCATCCGTATCAATACATCCACCCTGGGGAAAAAGGCGTTATGGATATTTATTCACTCGGCATGGACGGAGAAGAAGGCGGTGAAGGCAATGCGGCGGACATCGGGAACTGGAATTTACACGAGTATCAAAAATAA
- the ychF gene encoding redox-regulated ATPase YchF yields MGFKCAIVGLPNVGKSTLFNALTQAGIEAANFPFCTIEPNKGIVPVPDLRLEQLEAIIQPKSVVHTHMEFVDIAGLVKGASKGDGLGNQFLSHIRETEAIAQVVRCFDDDNIIHVAGRVNPGEDIDIINTELALSDLETCERALDRIQKKAKGGDQSAKIESTTLEKCLSFLKPGKMLRTLDLTKEEKNTVAYLNFLTLKPTMYIANVDENGFENNPHLDKVYQIAEKEKAVVVSVCAAIEADLIELEEKERVAFMAYMGLTEPGLNRVIRAGYQLLNLQTYFTAGVKEVRAWTIPIGATAPQAAGKIHTDFEKGFIRAQTISFSDFIAFQGEQGAKEFGKIRSEGKNYIVQDGDIMNFLFNV; encoded by the coding sequence ATGGGATTTAAATGTGCGATTGTGGGTTTGCCTAATGTAGGAAAATCCACTCTTTTTAATGCATTAACACAGGCGGGTATTGAAGCTGCCAACTTTCCTTTTTGTACCATAGAACCCAATAAGGGGATTGTGCCCGTCCCAGATCTTCGACTTGAGCAGCTCGAAGCGATTATTCAGCCTAAAAGTGTTGTGCATACCCATATGGAGTTTGTGGATATCGCGGGGCTAGTGAAAGGCGCCTCCAAGGGCGATGGTTTAGGAAACCAGTTTTTAAGCCACATTCGTGAAACTGAGGCTATTGCACAGGTAGTTCGATGCTTTGATGACGATAATATTATTCATGTTGCAGGCAGAGTCAATCCTGGCGAAGACATCGATATTATCAATACAGAATTGGCTTTGTCTGATTTGGAAACCTGTGAACGTGCACTTGATCGGATTCAAAAGAAAGCAAAAGGGGGAGATCAATCCGCTAAGATAGAATCGACAACGTTAGAAAAATGTTTAAGTTTTTTGAAACCAGGAAAGATGCTACGCACTCTCGATTTAACAAAAGAAGAAAAAAATACGGTGGCTTATCTTAATTTTTTAACCTTAAAACCAACTATGTATATTGCTAACGTCGATGAAAACGGGTTTGAAAATAATCCTCATTTAGATAAGGTTTATCAGATTGCAGAAAAAGAAAAAGCCGTTGTGGTGTCTGTCTGTGCTGCAATAGAAGCCGATCTGATTGAACTGGAAGAAAAAGAACGCGTAGCATTTATGGCTTACATGGGGCTTACAGAGCCCGGTTTAAATCGAGTGATTCGAGCAGGATATCAATTGTTGAATTTACAGACTTATTTTACTGCCGGTGTTAAAGAAGTGCGCGCCTGGACAATTCCTATCGGGGCAACCGCACCCCAGGCCGCGGGTAAAATCCATACCGATTTCGAAAAGGGATTTATCCGGGCTCAAACCATTTCTTTTAGTGATTTTATCGCTTTTCAGGGCGAACAGGGGGCAAAAGAATTCGGCAAAATACGTTCAGAAGGCAAAAATTATATCGTGCAAGACGGGGATATCATGAATTTTTTATTTAATGTTTAG
- the gspM gene encoding type II secretion system protein GspM: MKQRWHHLSLRERYFLIGGVFCLLTFLSYSLVWQPLQKKILLAQKKLEQHRQLLHQIHLAKPALKEWLNRRHQNAILPDESLSNIVHQSAAQAGMEIIKMQEEEKALRVWIAEVSFKKLVSWLFDLQYRHGIQTAYLDLVETGIPGIVEVQRLEFIRDIK; encoded by the coding sequence ATGAAACAAAGATGGCATCATTTATCATTAAGAGAACGTTATTTTTTGATAGGAGGAGTATTTTGTCTTCTCACATTTTTGTCTTACTCGCTTGTTTGGCAACCCTTACAAAAAAAAATCTTACTGGCACAAAAAAAGCTTGAGCAACATCGTCAGTTATTACATCAAATTCATTTGGCTAAACCGGCACTGAAAGAATGGCTAAACCGAAGACATCAAAATGCCATTTTACCTGATGAAAGTCTGTCGAACATAGTGCATCAGAGTGCGGCTCAGGCGGGTATGGAAATCATTAAAATGCAAGAGGAAGAAAAAGCATTACGGGTTTGGATCGCTGAGGTGTCTTTTAAAAAATTAGTTTCTTGGTTATTCGATCTGCAATATCGGCACGGTATACAAACCGCTTATCTTGACCTGGTTGAGACTGGCATTCCAGGGATAGTAGAGGTGCAGCGTTTAGAATTCATCAGAGATATCAAATAA
- the pabB gene encoding aminodeoxychorismate synthase component 1 gives MIFKKLNYQPDALLQYFSSFSGQPWAVLLHSGFAQHAHNRFDIMAADPLVTLTTSEKNTEIVRHLHMASDVIEKSELDPFMLLKQELNKLNLTAEPQSDLPFLGGALGLFGYDLGRRIERLPEKNQKDIDLPDMAIGIYDWALIADHHKKKLTLVCHNHIELRLQWLEEQKNKASHFTQPFKLNSGWQSSMSREAYGQKFRQIKKYLHQGDCYQINLAQRFSADYQGDEWQAFLHLSQNNRAPFSAFMRLPNNTVLSLSPERFLYLKNNHIQTRPVKGTLPRLPDKAQDEQQASRLASSKKDRAENLMIVDLLRNDIGRVAQPGTVKVPELFVVETFPAVHHLVSTIADRLRQEYTCTDLLRACFPGGSVTGVPKVRAMEIIEELEPHRRNLYCGNMGYISLCGTMDTNITIRTLLTERGKIHCWAGGAIVADSEEQAEYQETLDKIARILPQLKTGLNK, from the coding sequence ATGATTTTTAAAAAATTAAATTATCAACCCGATGCTCTTTTACAGTATTTTTCTTCTTTTTCAGGGCAGCCTTGGGCTGTTTTACTCCATTCTGGATTTGCTCAACACGCTCATAATCGCTTTGATATCATGGCCGCAGATCCGCTGGTGACTTTAACGACTTCAGAAAAAAATACAGAAATTGTTCGTCACCTTCATATGGCATCTGATGTGATTGAAAAAAGCGAGCTCGATCCTTTTATGCTTTTAAAGCAAGAGTTAAATAAGTTGAATTTGACAGCAGAACCACAGTCTGATTTGCCTTTTCTTGGAGGTGCACTGGGGCTTTTTGGATATGATCTTGGGCGCAGAATTGAACGATTACCAGAAAAAAATCAGAAGGATATCGATTTGCCTGATATGGCGATAGGTATATATGACTGGGCGTTGATTGCTGATCATCACAAAAAAAAGTTGACTTTAGTTTGCCATAACCATATTGAGCTACGCTTACAATGGTTGGAAGAACAAAAAAATAAAGCCTCTCACTTTACTCAACCTTTTAAACTCAATTCAGGCTGGCAAAGCAGTATGTCTCGCGAAGCATATGGTCAAAAATTTCGCCAGATAAAAAAATATTTACATCAGGGTGATTGTTACCAAATTAATCTTGCTCAGCGTTTCAGTGCAGATTATCAAGGTGATGAATGGCAAGCGTTTTTGCATTTAAGCCAAAACAATCGAGCTCCTTTTTCTGCTTTTATGCGTTTACCTAACAATACGGTCCTCAGCTTATCGCCAGAACGTTTCTTATATTTAAAAAATAATCACATTCAAACAAGGCCTGTCAAAGGTACTTTGCCTCGCTTGCCAGACAAAGCGCAGGACGAGCAACAAGCTTCTCGATTAGCCTCATCTAAAAAAGATCGGGCTGAGAATTTAATGATTGTTGATTTGCTGCGTAATGATATCGGGCGAGTGGCGCAACCAGGTACGGTAAAAGTGCCTGAGCTCTTTGTGGTTGAGACCTTTCCAGCGGTACATCATTTGGTGAGCACCATAGCAGACAGGCTGCGTCAGGAATATACCTGTACTGATTTATTGCGGGCGTGTTTTCCTGGAGGTTCAGTGACTGGGGTTCCTAAAGTGCGGGCCATGGAAATTATCGAAGAACTTGAGCCTCATCGTCGTAATCTGTATTGCGGTAATATGGGGTATATCAGTCTCTGTGGCACCATGGACACCAATATCACCATCCGTACTTTATTAACAGAACGAGGAAAAATTCATTGTTGGGCCGGAGGAGCCATTGTTGCTGATAGTGAAGAGCAGGCAGAATATCAAGAAACATTAGATAAAATTGCACGAATACTGCCACAGTTGAAAACTGGGTTGAATAAATAA
- the ltrA gene encoding group II intron reverse transcriptase/maturase: protein MPMANVINQNYEQQLEWHAINWRVVTAMINNLRQRIYRASATGDLKKVRNLQKLMMKSRANHLLAIRKVTQVNRGKHTAGVDNQVINDHKGREHLYKLLSQTTSEKVYPVKRVYIAKKNGKKRPLGIPTILDRCRQAIVKSALEPYWEAKFEPVSYGFRPGRSAHDAIQKIFCIARARGTRHWVLDADIKGAFDNIDHNFLIKKIGGFPERNMIKQWLQAGVLEHGNYIPNVAGTPQGGIISPLLANIALHGMETLLGIQYWKNGTPKQGQPYAVVRYADDFVVFGKSREECETAKIKLQIWLAQRGLALSEEKTSIKHLKEGFDFLGFNIRHYDNRHRKRGYILLTKPSKESMKRYKQQMRMTWKGIIGMPTQEGIRQLNAKIIGWCNYYRIGASKRTFSALDQWMWIRQRRYLYRRHPNKHWWWRRKHYLGKIPGREDYSVFMDKSTGGFLWKHAWTKIQRHWLVPKNASPDNPELRDYWRNRQARKQPFIYGVKVNLYKRQKGYCPLCDQELDNGEQLHVHHIQPKAEGGDNKLANLRLLHANCHRQLHSKKGKMLK from the coding sequence ATGCCTATGGCAAACGTAATAAATCAAAACTATGAACAACAACTGGAATGGCATGCTATTAACTGGCGTGTTGTGACAGCCATGATTAATAATCTAAGGCAAAGAATATATAGGGCTTCAGCAACAGGTGACTTAAAGAAAGTCAGAAATCTGCAAAAACTCATGATGAAATCAAGAGCTAACCATCTTCTGGCTATCAGGAAAGTCACTCAGGTCAATCGGGGAAAACACACGGCTGGAGTAGATAATCAGGTAATTAATGACCATAAAGGACGAGAACATCTTTATAAGTTATTAAGCCAAACAACTTCAGAAAAGGTTTATCCAGTAAAACGAGTTTACATAGCAAAAAAGAATGGAAAAAAACGCCCTCTTGGGATCCCAACCATTCTCGACCGCTGTAGACAAGCGATAGTTAAATCGGCGCTGGAACCTTATTGGGAAGCAAAATTTGAACCAGTCAGCTACGGATTTAGACCGGGGCGAAGTGCCCATGACGCAATACAAAAAATTTTCTGTATTGCCAGAGCACGAGGGACACGGCACTGGGTACTAGATGCAGATATTAAAGGCGCATTTGACAACATTGACCATAATTTTCTCATAAAAAAAATCGGGGGATTCCCCGAAAGAAACATGATTAAACAATGGTTACAAGCCGGTGTGCTGGAACATGGCAACTATATACCCAATGTTGCAGGTACTCCGCAAGGCGGGATTATCAGTCCACTACTGGCCAATATTGCACTCCACGGAATGGAGACCTTACTGGGTATTCAATACTGGAAAAACGGCACGCCAAAACAAGGGCAACCTTATGCAGTAGTTCGTTATGCGGATGATTTTGTCGTATTCGGTAAATCCCGTGAAGAGTGCGAAACTGCCAAAATAAAGTTGCAAATTTGGTTAGCTCAGAGAGGGTTAGCTCTTTCTGAAGAAAAAACCAGTATCAAACACTTGAAGGAAGGATTCGACTTCCTGGGATTTAATATACGACATTATGACAATCGCCACAGAAAACGGGGATATATATTGTTAACGAAGCCCTCAAAGGAGTCGATGAAAAGGTACAAACAGCAAATGAGAATGACCTGGAAAGGTATTATCGGTATGCCGACACAAGAAGGAATAAGACAACTGAATGCCAAGATAATAGGATGGTGTAATTACTATCGTATTGGTGCTTCAAAAAGAACATTCAGTGCATTAGACCAATGGATGTGGATCCGCCAACGTAGATATTTGTATCGACGTCATCCCAATAAACACTGGTGGTGGCGAAGAAAACACTACTTAGGCAAGATACCAGGTAGAGAAGACTATTCAGTATTTATGGATAAATCAACCGGTGGATTTCTTTGGAAGCATGCATGGACAAAAATACAGCGTCATTGGCTAGTTCCAAAAAATGCTTCCCCCGACAATCCGGAATTGCGTGACTATTGGCGTAATAGGCAGGCACGTAAACAGCCTTTTATTTACGGTGTCAAAGTTAACCTCTATAAGCGACAGAAAGGTTATTGTCCTCTCTGTGATCAAGAGTTGGACAATGGTGAACAATTGCATGTTCATCATATTCAGCCTAAAGCTGAAGGGGGTGACAACAAGCTGGCTAATCTAAGATTGTTACATGCTAATTGCCACAGACAATTACATAGCAAAAAAGGAAAAATGTTGAAGTGA
- a CDS encoding type II secretion system F family protein → MSIVAKVSSNKYVEQQVLAAAEQIRQGRSLLFSLSKSRLFSPMMLHMIASGERSGELNIMLERASDN, encoded by the coding sequence ATGAGCATTGTGGCTAAAGTGTCTTCAAATAAATATGTAGAGCAGCAGGTATTAGCAGCAGCGGAGCAGATACGACAAGGGCGTTCTTTGCTGTTTTCTCTTTCAAAAAGCCGTTTATTTTCACCCATGATGCTACATATGATTGCATCTGGTGAACGCAGTGGCGAGCTCAATATCATGCTGGAAAGAGCTTCGGATAATTAG
- the gspJ gene encoding type II secretion system minor pseudopilin GspJ — protein sequence MRRKPISNGFTLLELLTAISIFSLMSLLAYALMDGVTRFQKAGMEITQNIEAYQKTMQWLHRDITHMVFHISESNFHAGVGVLDSDSGGMIMVSGGLPNPSMALKRSHLFKVGYRVKKNSLERLTWSLDALNRQSAETQKPQIDVLLTDVEQLHLRFYQDRQWIHEWNSKNVSAVHLQIKHKQKGTVERIFLLTGYGLLKS from the coding sequence TTGAGAAGAAAACCAATATCCAATGGCTTTACATTATTGGAATTATTGACAGCGATTTCTATTTTTTCTCTGATGAGTTTGCTGGCTTATGCGCTGATGGATGGTGTAACCCGCTTTCAAAAAGCAGGCATGGAGATCACTCAAAATATAGAGGCATATCAAAAAACCATGCAATGGTTGCATAGGGATATCACACATATGGTCTTTCATATTTCTGAATCCAATTTTCATGCAGGTGTTGGTGTTTTAGACTCAGATAGTGGAGGCATGATTATGGTATCTGGAGGTTTGCCAAATCCCAGCATGGCACTGAAAAGAAGCCACCTCTTCAAAGTCGGTTATCGAGTCAAAAAAAACAGTCTAGAGCGCTTAACCTGGTCTTTAGACGCGCTGAACAGGCAAAGTGCCGAAACTCAGAAGCCACAGATTGATGTTTTATTAACGGATGTCGAACAATTACATCTGCGCTTTTATCAGGATCGCCAGTGGATCCATGAATGGAATTCGAAAAATGTTTCAGCCGTGCATTTACAGATAAAACACAAACAAAAAGGCACTGTTGAGCGCATTTTTTTACTGACTGGGTATGGACTCTTAAAATCGTAG
- the gspK gene encoding type II secretion system minor pseudopilin GspK, with protein MKKSLQQPGMALLMVLILLSVFSVLALEMTERLQQNMRRVETQKLSQQAYWYAIAAESLAISQLTRSLAHKKEVTLAQGWAKSSGVYPLKEASIRLELSDFQTCFNMNALIDPFSQSKKKKSPRIQLIALLNMLHIPPYEASNMANHIVEFMNRPKPEIEPGDPKVNNSFMLSKPAVSTSGRFLMDESELRVVKSITAQKYRLLKTYICVLPTSSQQLNLNTLKPDKAQVLAALLTPHLSLRQAKQILLARPEKGWRDLNEVFRLPELDGLNVKIQQKLRAYLTLSSDYFMLRAQINMSRGEDFVLNSLLAREGSGPFYVLRHQSGELE; from the coding sequence ATGAAAAAATCTCTTCAACAGCCTGGCATGGCGCTACTGATGGTATTGATCTTATTGTCCGTGTTTAGTGTATTGGCCCTCGAGATGACTGAACGTTTACAACAGAATATGAGGCGAGTTGAAACTCAAAAATTATCACAACAAGCTTATTGGTACGCCATCGCGGCTGAGTCGCTTGCGATCAGTCAATTGACGCGTAGTTTAGCGCATAAAAAGGAAGTCACTTTGGCACAGGGCTGGGCAAAATCATCCGGAGTTTATCCTCTTAAAGAGGCTTCCATCCGCTTGGAACTCAGTGACTTTCAGACCTGTTTTAATATGAATGCGCTCATAGATCCCTTTTCTCAAAGCAAAAAAAAGAAATCGCCCAGGATACAATTGATAGCTCTGCTTAACATGCTCCATATTCCGCCTTATGAAGCATCGAATATGGCGAATCACATAGTGGAATTCATGAACAGGCCTAAACCTGAAATTGAGCCTGGTGATCCCAAAGTGAACAACAGTTTTATGCTTTCAAAGCCTGCTGTCTCAACGTCAGGGCGTTTTTTAATGGATGAAAGTGAATTACGCGTTGTCAAAAGCATCACAGCCCAAAAATATCGTCTTTTAAAAACATACATCTGCGTATTACCGACCTCATCTCAACAGCTCAACCTTAACACCCTTAAACCCGATAAGGCGCAGGTCTTAGCGGCTTTGTTGACGCCCCATCTTTCATTGCGCCAAGCCAAACAGATTCTTCTGGCTCGCCCTGAAAAGGGTTGGCGTGACTTGAACGAGGTATTTCGTCTCCCGGAATTAGATGGATTAAACGTCAAAATACAACAAAAGCTTCGTGCTTATCTGACGCTGAGCAGCGATTACTTTATGTTACGCGCTCAAATTAACATGAGTCGGGGAGAGGACTTCGTTTTAAACTCTCTTTTAGCACGCGAAGGTTCAGGCCCATTTTATGTACTCAGACACCAATCAGGAGAATTGGAATGA
- a CDS encoding prepilin peptidase, whose amino-acid sequence MMIQLKMLENMPFIFVVIFIFGLVIGSFLNVVIYRYPKMLEHAWRLEAENELGIPSKKTERFDFILPPSHCIECQTPLRFYDKIPLLSWLYLKGQCRFCRKKIGLRYPAVELFTGIAFTLPVIFWGLSFWSMAIMGCSVLLIILSLIDVDHLWLPNSLNYALLWLGLLVALLGYSPLNLSQAVSGVMIGYFALWSLYWGFKFLSGREGLGSGDFLLFGALGAWVGVQNLIYVALISSFSGILFTLLSGRTKDKIPFGIWLALGGWSVLLFPGFMGLLSKST is encoded by the coding sequence ATGATGATTCAGTTAAAAATGTTGGAAAATATGCCTTTTATCTTTGTGGTCATTTTTATTTTTGGTCTTGTGATCGGCAGTTTTTTAAATGTCGTTATTTACCGATACCCTAAAATGCTCGAACACGCCTGGCGCCTTGAAGCCGAAAATGAGTTGGGGATCCCCTCTAAAAAAACAGAACGTTTTGATTTCATTTTACCTCCTTCGCACTGTATTGAATGTCAAACCCCTTTGCGTTTTTACGATAAGATCCCTTTGCTCTCCTGGTTATATTTAAAAGGCCAATGTCGATTTTGTCGAAAAAAGATTGGTCTTCGTTATCCGGCAGTAGAGTTATTTACTGGGATTGCATTTACCCTTCCAGTGATATTTTGGGGGCTTTCTTTTTGGAGTATGGCGATAATGGGATGCAGCGTCTTATTGATTATTCTCAGTTTGATTGACGTCGATCATCTTTGGCTTCCGAATTCTTTAAATTACGCTTTACTTTGGCTTGGCCTCTTGGTGGCTTTACTGGGTTACAGCCCCCTGAATTTATCCCAGGCTGTCAGCGGTGTCATGATAGGGTATTTCGCATTATGGAGCCTATATTGGGGGTTTAAATTTCTTTCTGGCCGAGAAGGGCTAGGATCGGGGGATTTTTTACTATTTGGTGCTTTAGGTGCGTGGGTTGGAGTGCAAAATCTGATTTATGTCGCTTTAATCTCGTCATTCTCGGGCATACTATTTACTTTATTGTCTGGGCGCACAAAAGATAAGATCCCATTTGGGATTTGGCTGGCTCTGGGTGGTTGGTCGGTATTACTGTTTCCAGGTTTTATGGGGCTGCTTTCAAAATCGACTTAG
- the gspH gene encoding type II secretion system minor pseudopilin GspH: protein MGSNGFTLIESMLVIFLIGLMGAMILMTAPRKEKTGLKEEAKRFYRLLQLTQEEAFIKGQMHGIRFYRDGYEIMRRKKGQWQRIKKITLPPDIFLRLTFNHTFEEPAEDAPEIFSYESDWHDETISEKTLPQIWLLGQSVIPAFELEFHHAQKGPIWAAELKENREMNLNHIGVIQ, encoded by the coding sequence ATGGGCTCAAACGGTTTTACATTGATAGAAAGTATGCTGGTGATTTTTTTGATTGGGCTGATGGGCGCCATGATTTTGATGACAGCCCCCAGAAAAGAAAAAACAGGCTTAAAAGAGGAAGCAAAACGCTTTTATAGACTGTTACAGCTTACACAGGAAGAGGCTTTCATCAAAGGGCAAATGCATGGCATTCGATTTTATCGTGATGGATATGAAATCATGCGTCGAAAAAAGGGTCAGTGGCAAAGAATAAAAAAAATCACACTGCCTCCAGATATCTTTTTAAGACTCACATTCAATCACACATTCGAAGAACCAGCAGAAGATGCCCCTGAGATTTTTTCGTATGAATCAGATTGGCACGATGAAACGATATCTGAAAAAACCTTACCCCAAATCTGGCTATTAGGGCAGAGCGTGATCCCTGCGTTTGAGCTTGAATTTCATCATGCTCAGAAAGGGCCGATTTGGGCGGCAGAACTGAAAGAAAACAGGGAAATGAACTTAAATCACATAGGCGTGATTCAATGA